One genomic window of Methyloceanibacter sp. wino2 includes the following:
- a CDS encoding YdeI/OmpD-associated family protein codes for MAAKLISGGVVHDLPADFRKALLADAKALETWEDITPLARNEWICWIESAKKVETRERRIEWGRSNLNDGKRRPCCWPGCPHR; via the coding sequence ATGGCGGCCAAACTTATCTCAGGCGGCGTGGTTCACGACCTGCCGGCGGACTTCCGCAAGGCGCTGCTCGCCGACGCCAAGGCCTTGGAAACGTGGGAAGACATCACGCCGCTCGCGCGCAACGAATGGATCTGCTGGATCGAGTCCGCCAAGAAAGTCGAAACGCGGGAGCGCCGTATCGAATGGGGCCGGTCCAACCTCAATGACGGCAAGCGCAGACCCTGCTGCTGGCCTGGCTGTCCGCACCGTTGA
- a CDS encoding class I SAM-dependent methyltransferase, with product MTGMNSFDNKSFLARIRGGDFAHPGEEDAIDLVLSHVRPAPRETVLDAGSGLGATADAIGRKTGASVVGVDLDAESVGYANSRYADRQFIPGDITKLGELGLPTVDVIYAFNSLYACEDLEACFAAFREVANPGARIAVFDYIAYDAAALAEADCLPPSVHSMAEMRQAPERQGWTCTGIVNLDQAYIAWYGGFLARMDENREALGTARSPAFFDEVRKKYADMRQCLERGVLGGALHTYAFGT from the coding sequence ATGACCGGCATGAACAGCTTCGACAACAAGTCCTTCCTTGCGCGCATTCGCGGGGGCGACTTCGCCCATCCCGGCGAGGAGGACGCTATCGACCTCGTCTTGTCTCACGTTCGCCCGGCACCGCGCGAGACGGTGCTCGATGCCGGCAGCGGGCTCGGCGCCACGGCCGATGCCATCGGACGGAAGACAGGCGCCTCTGTCGTCGGGGTCGATCTCGATGCGGAGTCCGTGGGCTACGCCAACAGCCGCTACGCGGACCGGCAGTTCATCCCCGGCGACATCACCAAGCTCGGTGAATTGGGTCTGCCGACGGTGGACGTGATCTACGCGTTCAATTCTCTCTACGCTTGCGAGGATTTGGAAGCCTGTTTTGCCGCCTTCCGAGAGGTGGCCAATCCGGGCGCGCGGATCGCGGTGTTCGACTACATCGCGTACGACGCCGCCGCGCTTGCCGAGGCGGACTGTCTGCCCCCAAGCGTGCATTCGATGGCGGAGATGCGCCAGGCGCCCGAGCGGCAGGGATGGACCTGCACGGGCATCGTCAATCTCGATCAGGCTTACATCGCGTGGTACGGCGGCTTCCTCGCGCGCATGGACGAAAACAGAGAGGCGCTCGGCACTGCCCGCTCTCCCGCGTTCTTCGACGAGGTCCGGAAGAAATACGCTGACATGCGTCAGTGCCTGGAGCGGGGCGTGCTCGGCGGCGCTCTGCACACCTATGCGTTTGGCACCTGA
- a CDS encoding alpha/beta fold hydrolase, with product MPTVTTEDGVEIFYKDWGSKDAQPIVFSHGWPLTSDDWDAQMMFFNNRGFRVVAVDRRGHGRSTQVDDGHDMDHYADDLAAVVRHLDLKDAVHVGHSTGGGEVVRYLARHGTDRAAKAVLVASVSPLMVKTEANPNGTPKEVFDGYQAALAENRAQFFYDVPAGPFYGFNREGVEPMPGVIWNWWRQGMMGGAKAHSDGIVAFSQTDFTEDLKAIAIPVLVVHSEDDQIVPFAAAGPRSAELLPNGVLKTYPDLPHGMLTTHADVLNAELLAFIKE from the coding sequence ATGCCGACAGTGACCACCGAGGACGGAGTCGAGATCTTCTACAAGGATTGGGGCTCCAAGGACGCACAACCCATCGTCTTCAGCCATGGCTGGCCGCTTACGTCCGACGACTGGGACGCGCAGATGATGTTCTTCAATAATCGAGGCTTTCGAGTGGTAGCCGTTGATCGTCGCGGACACGGCCGATCAACCCAGGTCGACGACGGGCACGACATGGACCACTACGCAGACGATCTCGCCGCGGTCGTCCGTCATCTCGATTTGAAAGACGCTGTGCATGTGGGCCATTCAACCGGCGGCGGCGAGGTCGTTCGATATCTTGCGCGGCATGGTACGGATCGAGCGGCGAAGGCCGTTCTCGTCGCTTCCGTTTCCCCGCTCATGGTCAAGACCGAGGCCAATCCGAACGGCACGCCGAAAGAAGTATTCGACGGCTACCAAGCTGCGCTCGCGGAGAACCGAGCTCAGTTCTTCTATGACGTTCCAGCCGGGCCCTTCTACGGCTTCAATCGCGAGGGCGTCGAGCCGATGCCGGGCGTGATCTGGAACTGGTGGCGGCAAGGCATGATGGGAGGCGCCAAGGCCCATTCCGACGGTATCGTCGCGTTCTCGCAGACGGACTTTACCGAGGATTTGAAGGCCATCGCCATACCGGTCCTGGTGGTGCACAGCGAGGACGACCAGATCGTCCCATTTGCCGCGGCCGGTCCCCGGTCGGCCGAGTTGCTCCCAAACGGCGTTCTCAAAACCTATCCCGACCTTCCCCACGGGATGCTGACCACGCATGCCGACGTCTTGAATGCGGAGTTATTGGCCTTCATCAAGGAATAG
- a CDS encoding NnrU family protein, with the protein MLLLIVGIIVFLGIHLLPTLTRSREGLIEKFGENGYKAFFSVASILGFILLVYGFATAPIIPIWTPPVWMRHLAMLLMLPAFIFLVAAYFPGRIKAVVKHPMLTAIKTWALAHLLANGDLAGIILFGSFLAYAVYDRIALKHRQPTELIETPGPGSPRNDIIAVVLGIVFYVVFLLWLHPLLIGKVVVPV; encoded by the coding sequence ATGCTGCTGCTCATCGTCGGCATCATTGTTTTTCTAGGTATTCATTTGCTGCCCACGCTCACGCGCTCGCGTGAAGGGTTGATCGAGAAGTTCGGCGAGAACGGCTACAAGGCCTTCTTCTCGGTGGCGTCGATCCTGGGCTTCATCCTGCTCGTCTACGGGTTCGCCACCGCGCCCATCATTCCGATTTGGACGCCGCCGGTCTGGATGCGTCATCTGGCCATGCTGCTGATGCTGCCGGCCTTCATATTTCTAGTGGCCGCCTATTTCCCGGGGCGCATCAAAGCGGTCGTCAAGCACCCCATGCTGACGGCGATCAAGACCTGGGCGCTGGCGCATCTGCTCGCCAATGGCGATCTGGCCGGCATCATCCTGTTCGGATCGTTTCTGGCCTATGCCGTCTACGACCGGATCGCGCTGAAGCATCGCCAGCCGACCGAGCTGATCGAAACGCCGGGGCCGGGAAGTCCGCGCAACGACATCATCGCCGTCGTGCTCGGCATCGTGTTCTACGTTGTCTTCCTGCTTTGGCTGCACCCGCTGCTGATCGGCAAGGTGGTGGTGCCCGTGTAA
- the panB gene encoding 3-methyl-2-oxobutanoate hydroxymethyltransferase gives MSHQSTIKRITAPEIAARKGGEPVVVLTSYHAQSAALVDPHVDVLMVGDSLGMVMHGLDTTVPVPLDLMIAHAQAVVRGSERALVVVDMPFGSYEESPAVAFRNASRIMKETGCGAVKLEGGVQMAETIAFLTARGIPVMAHIGMTPQAVNQLGGFTARGRRQAEWARFEQDAQAVAAAGAFAVVIEAVAEGLAARITQDVPIPTIGIGASPECDGQVLVLEDMLGLSPRVPKFVKEYAELRTAVEDAVKAYARDVRGRAFPAEEHTYSTLEEVPEALKKFKMSVS, from the coding sequence GTGTCGCATCAGAGCACCATCAAGCGTATCACCGCGCCGGAGATCGCCGCGCGCAAGGGCGGCGAGCCTGTTGTCGTGCTGACCTCGTACCATGCGCAGTCGGCCGCGCTGGTCGACCCGCACGTGGACGTCCTCATGGTGGGAGACTCGCTCGGCATGGTCATGCACGGCTTGGATACCACCGTGCCGGTGCCGCTCGATTTGATGATCGCGCATGCCCAAGCCGTCGTGCGTGGGTCGGAGCGCGCGCTGGTCGTCGTCGACATGCCGTTCGGCTCCTATGAAGAGAGCCCTGCCGTGGCCTTCCGGAACGCATCCCGCATCATGAAGGAGACGGGCTGTGGTGCGGTGAAGCTCGAGGGCGGCGTGCAGATGGCCGAGACCATCGCGTTTCTGACGGCGCGCGGCATTCCGGTGATGGCCCATATCGGCATGACGCCGCAGGCGGTCAATCAGCTTGGTGGATTTACGGCCCGCGGCAGGCGCCAGGCCGAATGGGCCCGCTTCGAACAGGATGCCCAGGCCGTCGCCGCGGCAGGCGCGTTCGCAGTGGTGATCGAAGCCGTTGCCGAGGGACTGGCCGCGCGCATTACGCAAGACGTGCCGATCCCAACGATCGGCATTGGCGCGTCGCCTGAGTGCGACGGGCAGGTGCTGGTGCTCGAGGACATGCTTGGGCTCTCCCCGAGGGTGCCGAAGTTCGTGAAGGAATACGCCGAACTCCGGACCGCCGTGGAAGACGCGGTGAAAGCCTATGCGCGGGACGTGCGAGGGCGGGCCTTCCCAGCCGAGGAGCACACCTATTCCACGCTGGAAGAGGTTCCCGAAGCCCTCAAAAAGTTCAAAATGTCAGTCAGTTAG
- a CDS encoding tetratricopeptide repeat protein, protein MTDNSFIREVDDAVRQERYKALWDKFGVYVIGLALALIIGVAAYNIWKYVEESEAETAGDAFTAALALKNANEQEKATEAFDELVKDGPSGYAVLSRFQLASSQAKAGDTDKAVESYEALATDRRVDAILKGLATLQAATLRLDQADYAEMQKRLDGLAGGKSSWRYSAKELLGLSAYQNGDLKAAEAQFSALLVDAGTPRNMRDRANVLLALIVSQTATTPDTKADETKAGDADTDDAKTDDANASEATTN, encoded by the coding sequence ATGACTGACAACAGTTTCATTCGCGAGGTCGACGACGCGGTTCGGCAGGAGCGGTACAAGGCGCTTTGGGACAAGTTCGGCGTCTATGTCATTGGCCTTGCGTTGGCGCTCATCATCGGTGTGGCGGCTTACAATATTTGGAAGTACGTCGAGGAGAGTGAAGCCGAGACGGCGGGCGATGCCTTCACCGCGGCTCTGGCTTTGAAGAATGCCAACGAGCAGGAGAAGGCGACCGAGGCGTTCGACGAGTTGGTCAAGGATGGCCCGTCGGGTTACGCCGTTTTGTCGCGGTTCCAGCTCGCATCGAGCCAGGCCAAGGCCGGCGATACGGACAAGGCGGTGGAGTCCTATGAAGCCCTGGCCACGGATCGCCGGGTCGACGCCATTTTGAAGGGGCTGGCCACGTTGCAGGCCGCGACGCTCCGGCTCGATCAGGCGGACTATGCCGAGATGCAGAAGCGCCTCGATGGTCTGGCGGGCGGCAAGAGTTCTTGGCGCTATTCGGCAAAAGAGCTGTTGGGACTCTCGGCCTATCAGAACGGCGATCTGAAGGCCGCCGAGGCTCAGTTCAGCGCCTTGCTGGTGGACGCCGGAACCCCCCGGAACATGCGCGACCGCGCCAACGTGCTGCTCGCCCTCATCGTCAGTCAGACGGCAACCACCCCGGACACGAAGGCGGACGAGACCAAGGCTGGCGACGCCGACACGGACGACGCTAAGACCGACGACGCCAACGCGAGCGAGGCAACGACCAACTAG
- the der gene encoding ribosome biogenesis GTPase Der produces the protein MPFTVAIVGRPNVGKSTLFNRLVGKRLALVDDQPGLTRDRREADVVIEGLATTLIDTAGLESGDAGLTARMRLQTEAAIEQADLVLFVIDARTGVTAADEIFGDLVRKHGKAVVLAANKSEGRAAEPGFYEAYSLGLGEPLAMSAEHGLGVGDVTEAIADAYRNAQAEAGEHGAPEAGEPDEEGVYPLRIAIAGRPNVGKSTLVNALLGEDRMITGPEAGITRDAIASEIEWGSRRLRVFDTAGLRRKARIEARAEVLSVGDTLRAIKFAEVVVLLLDAEQPFEKQDLQIADLIVREGRALVIAVNKWDLVEDKQARLAELREMCQRLLPQVKGVSLVTLSAQSGKGVDRLMDAVLAADEVWNKRLPTAALNAWLAAMIDAHTPPAVAGRRLKIRYMTQANARPPTFVAFCSQPKALPESYVRYLVNGLRETFDLPGVPIRFNLRKGNNPYVKAKS, from the coding sequence ATGCCTTTCACAGTCGCCATTGTCGGACGGCCGAATGTCGGTAAATCCACGCTGTTCAACCGGCTTGTGGGCAAGAGGCTCGCGCTGGTCGACGATCAGCCGGGCCTGACGCGCGACCGCCGCGAAGCCGATGTGGTGATCGAAGGCCTTGCGACGACGCTTATCGATACCGCGGGCCTCGAGTCCGGCGACGCGGGGCTGACCGCGCGGATGCGGCTTCAGACCGAAGCGGCCATCGAGCAGGCGGACCTCGTCCTCTTTGTGATTGATGCGCGCACGGGCGTCACGGCGGCGGACGAGATTTTCGGCGACCTCGTGCGCAAGCACGGCAAGGCCGTCGTGCTCGCGGCCAACAAGTCGGAAGGCCGAGCCGCGGAGCCGGGGTTCTACGAGGCCTACTCGTTGGGGCTCGGCGAGCCGCTGGCCATGTCCGCCGAACACGGGCTCGGCGTGGGCGACGTGACGGAGGCGATCGCGGACGCCTACCGCAACGCGCAAGCAGAAGCGGGCGAGCACGGGGCGCCCGAGGCGGGCGAGCCGGATGAAGAGGGCGTCTACCCCTTGCGGATCGCCATCGCCGGACGCCCTAATGTGGGCAAGTCCACGCTGGTCAACGCGCTTCTCGGCGAGGACCGGATGATCACGGGGCCCGAGGCGGGGATCACCCGCGATGCCATCGCCTCGGAGATCGAATGGGGGTCACGCCGCTTGCGCGTGTTCGACACGGCGGGGCTCCGGCGCAAGGCGCGCATTGAGGCGCGGGCGGAGGTGCTGTCGGTCGGCGATACGCTGCGGGCGATCAAGTTCGCCGAGGTCGTTGTGCTGCTGCTTGATGCCGAACAGCCGTTCGAGAAGCAGGATCTACAGATCGCAGACTTGATTGTCCGCGAGGGCCGCGCACTCGTCATCGCCGTCAATAAATGGGACCTCGTGGAGGACAAGCAGGCGCGCCTCGCCGAGTTGCGCGAGATGTGTCAGCGCCTGCTGCCTCAGGTCAAAGGCGTATCCTTGGTGACGCTCTCGGCGCAGAGCGGCAAGGGCGTCGACCGGCTCATGGATGCGGTGCTCGCCGCCGATGAGGTGTGGAATAAGCGCTTGCCCACGGCCGCGCTCAACGCCTGGCTTGCGGCCATGATCGATGCGCACACCCCGCCGGCCGTAGCAGGGCGCCGGCTCAAGATCCGCTACATGACCCAGGCCAACGCGCGGCCGCCCACCTTCGTGGCCTTCTGTTCCCAGCCCAAGGCGCTGCCGGAGTCCTATGTCCGGTATCTCGTGAACGGCCTGCGCGAGACATTCGATTTGCCCGGCGTGCCGATCCGTTTCAACCTGCGGAAGGGCAACAATCCGTATGTGAAGGCCAAGTCGTAA
- a CDS encoding DNA polymerase III subunit chi — MSGDTEVYFYHLESRTLEQVLPALLERSLERGWRAAVQAASLERVEALNTLLWTYREDSFLPHGADADGAPAAQPVYLTDEDSNPNDADVRFLVDGASLDDLGGYARVVHIFDGHDPDAVAMAREAWASAKDQGLSVSYWQQDEGGRWHQKA; from the coding sequence ATGAGTGGCGATACCGAGGTCTATTTCTATCACCTGGAAAGCCGCACGCTGGAGCAGGTGCTGCCGGCGCTTCTGGAGCGGTCCTTGGAACGGGGCTGGCGGGCTGCCGTTCAGGCCGCGAGCCTCGAACGGGTCGAGGCTCTCAACACGCTGCTGTGGACCTATCGCGAGGACAGCTTCCTGCCGCACGGCGCCGATGCGGATGGCGCTCCGGCGGCGCAGCCGGTCTATCTCACGGACGAGGACTCCAATCCGAATGACGCGGACGTCCGCTTCCTAGTCGATGGAGCGAGCCTGGATGACCTGGGCGGCTATGCGCGCGTGGTCCATATCTTCGACGGCCACGATCCGGATGCCGTTGCCATGGCGCGCGAGGCCTGGGCATCGGCCAAGGACCAAGGCCTATCCGTGAGCTATTGGCAGCAGGACGAAGGGGGCCGGTGGCACCAGAAAGCCTGA
- a CDS encoding DUF3147 family protein, with protein sequence MLYATIKVLLTSVLVVAVSEAAKRSALFGALIASVPLTSVLAMIWLYADTGDTEKIARLSTGVFWLVLPSLVLFVSLPVFLRAGLGFPASLAIATALTVCAYFAMLYVLGLVGIEI encoded by the coding sequence ATGCTCTATGCCACAATCAAGGTTCTTCTGACGAGCGTACTTGTGGTCGCAGTCTCGGAAGCGGCCAAACGCAGCGCACTCTTCGGTGCACTGATCGCTTCGGTCCCCCTCACCTCGGTCCTGGCCATGATCTGGCTCTACGCGGACACCGGGGATACGGAGAAGATCGCCCGCCTCTCCACCGGGGTTTTCTGGCTGGTTCTGCCCTCGCTGGTCCTGTTTGTCAGCCTGCCCGTGTTCCTACGGGCCGGCCTGGGCTTCCCTGCGAGCCTGGCCATAGCGACCGCCCTGACGGTCTGCGCCTATTTCGCCATGCTCTATGTCTTGGGTCTCGTGGGTATCGAGATCTAG
- the ndk gene encoding nucleoside-diphosphate kinase: MTIERTLSIIKPDATERNITGLIVARLEGAGLRVVAQKRVWWKKKQAEEFYEMHKKRDFFDELVEFMISGPIVVQVLEGEDAIKRNRLVMGATNPVDADPGTIRKDFAVNLQRNSVHGSDSPESAKREIDLVFKKSEIVG; this comes from the coding sequence ATGACCATCGAACGTACGCTCTCGATCATCAAGCCCGACGCGACCGAGCGCAATATTACGGGGCTGATCGTGGCGCGCCTCGAAGGTGCTGGCCTTCGGGTGGTTGCCCAGAAGCGGGTCTGGTGGAAGAAGAAGCAGGCCGAAGAATTCTACGAGATGCACAAGAAGCGCGACTTCTTTGACGAGCTGGTGGAGTTCATGATTTCCGGTCCGATCGTGGTTCAGGTGCTCGAGGGCGAAGACGCGATCAAGCGCAATCGCCTCGTGATGGGCGCGACCAACCCGGTCGACGCCGATCCCGGCACGATCCGCAAGGACTTCGCCGTCAACCTGCAGCGCAACTCCGTGCACGGTTCCGACAGCCCCGAGAGCGCCAAGCGCGAAATCGATCTTGTCTTCAAGAAGAGCGAGATCGTCGGTTAA
- a CDS encoding cytochrome P450 codes for MADMTVAYSPSHGLGEEDSIWFKLSALLNQEDPMQVLMALCEKYKGVLPVNLKNQRIVLLSEPEHAERVLVTNADNYTKYFDGLRPVFGRSMITIDGALWQKIRVPQQAAFHPKMFEEYFPYLMSAIDSKMDRWQKLAESGETVEMVEETWTMAADMVCRALFDREMPFNPHFVFKQVKTYTDVVNHKNVRLKNVRGELEEITDEDPAKAMEVWHSVPDTVISANIIDHREKTLLTAMQEAEADPDFPEFDHRQVIDEMKQYLWAGTETTALTLAWSLYLLSQHPEAMERVREEAHRVCGDADPTWDQVQQLSYTRMVIQETMRLYPPIWGLIRIAAGDDEIAGHKINAGDKVSVLTYIAHHSPKWWEDPEKFDPERFAPERAKKRRKYSYLPFAAGKRACIGGALSQIENTLALVQLLRRFTPEYVGPTPAKIRATVTLCPQGGLPFKIRKLS; via the coding sequence ATGGCGGACATGACGGTCGCCTACTCTCCGTCGCACGGCCTCGGAGAAGAAGACAGCATTTGGTTCAAGCTATCGGCGCTATTGAACCAAGAGGACCCCATGCAGGTCCTCATGGCCCTGTGCGAAAAATACAAGGGCGTCCTGCCGGTCAACCTCAAGAACCAGCGCATTGTCCTATTGAGCGAGCCCGAGCACGCCGAGCGCGTCCTTGTGACGAACGCCGATAATTACACCAAGTATTTCGACGGGCTCCGCCCCGTTTTCGGCCGCAGCATGATCACCATCGACGGTGCGCTGTGGCAGAAGATCCGCGTGCCGCAGCAGGCGGCGTTCCACCCGAAGATGTTCGAGGAATACTTCCCCTATTTGATGTCGGCGATCGACTCCAAGATGGACCGCTGGCAGAAGCTCGCCGAATCCGGCGAGACCGTCGAGATGGTGGAAGAGACGTGGACGATGGCCGCCGACATGGTGTGCCGCGCGCTGTTCGACCGCGAAATGCCCTTCAACCCGCACTTCGTCTTCAAGCAGGTCAAGACGTATACGGACGTTGTGAACCACAAGAACGTGCGCCTGAAGAACGTGCGCGGCGAGCTTGAAGAGATCACGGACGAGGATCCCGCCAAGGCCATGGAGGTTTGGCATTCGGTTCCCGACACGGTGATCAGCGCGAACATCATCGATCATCGCGAGAAGACCCTGCTGACGGCGATGCAGGAAGCCGAGGCCGATCCGGACTTCCCGGAGTTCGACCACCGCCAGGTCATCGACGAGATGAAGCAATATCTGTGGGCGGGCACAGAGACGACGGCGCTGACGCTTGCGTGGTCGCTCTATCTTTTGTCGCAGCATCCCGAAGCCATGGAGCGCGTCCGCGAGGAAGCGCATCGAGTCTGCGGCGACGCCGATCCCACTTGGGATCAGGTGCAGCAGCTCAGCTACACCCGCATGGTGATCCAGGAGACGATGCGCCTGTACCCGCCGATCTGGGGCCTGATCCGCATCGCCGCCGGCGACGACGAGATCGCCGGGCACAAGATCAATGCCGGCGACAAAGTCTCGGTCCTCACCTATATCGCCCATCACAGCCCCAAGTGGTGGGAAGACCCGGAGAAGTTCGATCCGGAGCGGTTCGCGCCCGAGCGCGCGAAGAAGCGGCGCAAATACTCCTACCTGCCGTTCGCGGCAGGAAAACGCGCCTGCATCGGCGGGGCGCTGTCGCAGATCGAGAACACGCTGGCGCTGGTTCAGCTCCTGCGGCGCTTCACGCCCGAATATGTGGGGCCGACCCCGGCGAAGATCCGCGCCACCGTCACGCTCTGCCCGCAAGGTGGCCTGCCCTTCAAGATCCGCAAGCTGAGCTAG
- the purN gene encoding phosphoribosylglycinamide formyltransferase, with the protein MSAKTRVGVLISGRGSNLQALIDAAKHPDYPAELVLVISNVPDVQGLDRAEEAGIPTCTINHKDFPSREAFEAALNDALDGAGVELLCNAGFMRLLTESFVSRWLNRHLNIHPSLLPAFKGLDTHARVLESGARISGCTVHFVRAAMDDGPIVAQAAVPVLPDDTEDDLAARVLMAEHRLYPHALRLVASGQVTVDGERAAGMPLGPEEAALFSPPLKGSF; encoded by the coding sequence ATGAGCGCGAAGACGCGCGTCGGAGTTCTGATCTCAGGGCGCGGCAGCAATCTGCAGGCGCTCATCGACGCCGCCAAGCATCCCGACTATCCGGCCGAGCTCGTGCTCGTGATCTCCAACGTGCCTGACGTTCAGGGCCTCGATCGCGCCGAAGAGGCCGGCATCCCGACCTGTACGATCAACCACAAGGACTTCCCGTCGCGCGAAGCCTTCGAAGCCGCCTTGAACGATGCGCTCGACGGCGCCGGCGTGGAGCTTCTTTGCAATGCCGGCTTCATGCGCCTTCTGACGGAAAGCTTCGTGTCGCGCTGGCTGAATCGCCACCTCAACATTCACCCCTCGCTCCTGCCCGCCTTCAAGGGCCTCGACACCCATGCACGCGTGCTCGAGTCGGGCGCGCGCATCAGCGGCTGCACGGTTCATTTCGTGCGCGCAGCGATGGACGACGGTCCGATCGTGGCGCAAGCGGCCGTCCCGGTGTTGCCGGACGACACGGAGGACGATCTCGCCGCAAGGGTGCTGATGGCCGAGCACCGTCTCTACCCCCACGCCCTGCGGCTGGTGGCCTCAGGTCAGGTCACGGTGGACGGCGAACGTGCCGCAGGCATGCCCTTAGGGCCCGAGGAAGCCGCCCTTTTTTCGCCCCCGCTGAAGGGCAGTTTCTGA
- the purM gene encoding phosphoribosylformylglycinamidine cyclo-ligase yields the protein MPEDKPLTYREAGVDIDAGNALVDAIGPLAAKTKRPGVLGNLGGFGGLFDLAACGFKDPVLVAATDGVGTKLKLAIDTGLHDGIGIDLVAMCVNDLVVQGAEPLFFLDYFATGRLEVGVAAEVVASIADGCRQAGCALIGGETAEMPGMYGDGDYDLAGFAVGAVERDAILPRPDIAAGDVLIGLPSSGVHANGFSLVRRVVSESGLGWDDPAPFAPDAKLGASLLAPTRIYVRQVLETIRENPGAVKALCHITGGGLIDNLPRILPPTVAATIDTDSIDMPAVFSWLETEARLDAHEMFRTFNCGVGMVVAVAPDDAERVAASLGPEAFTIGRLTERGDGPAVVLAEGTGS from the coding sequence ATGCCCGAAGACAAGCCGCTGACCTATCGTGAGGCCGGTGTCGATATCGATGCCGGAAACGCCCTCGTGGACGCGATCGGCCCTCTCGCCGCCAAGACGAAGAGACCTGGCGTCCTAGGTAACCTCGGCGGCTTTGGCGGACTGTTCGATCTCGCCGCCTGCGGCTTCAAGGATCCGGTCCTCGTGGCCGCCACCGACGGCGTCGGAACCAAGCTGAAGCTCGCCATCGACACGGGGCTGCACGACGGGATCGGCATCGACCTCGTGGCCATGTGCGTCAACGACCTCGTCGTCCAAGGCGCCGAGCCGCTCTTCTTCCTCGACTATTTCGCGACCGGGCGGCTGGAGGTGGGCGTGGCCGCCGAGGTCGTCGCCAGCATCGCCGACGGATGCCGCCAGGCGGGTTGCGCGCTGATCGGCGGAGAGACCGCCGAGATGCCCGGCATGTACGGGGACGGCGACTACGATCTCGCGGGCTTCGCGGTAGGCGCGGTGGAACGGGACGCGATCCTGCCCCGGCCCGACATCGCCGCGGGCGATGTCCTGATCGGCCTGCCTTCGTCCGGCGTCCACGCCAATGGTTTCTCGCTCGTGCGCCGCGTGGTGTCGGAGAGCGGCCTTGGCTGGGACGACCCGGCCCCGTTCGCGCCCGACGCGAAACTTGGGGCGAGCCTCCTCGCACCGACCCGCATCTATGTCCGCCAAGTTCTTGAAACGATTCGCGAGAATCCAGGCGCCGTAAAGGCCCTCTGCCACATCACCGGCGGTGGCCTGATCGACAATCTGCCGCGCATCCTCCCCCCGACCGTCGCAGCCACGATCGACACAGACTCCATCGACATGCCCGCCGTGTTCTCCTGGCTCGAGACCGAGGCGCGGCTCGATGCCCATGAAATGTTCCGGACGTTCAATTGCGGTGTCGGCATGGTCGTCGCCGTGGCGCCGGACGATGCCGAACGCGTCGCTGCGAGCCTAGGGCCCGAAGCGTTCACGATCGGGAGGCTGACCGAGCGCGGTGACGGACCGGCGGTCGTGCTCGCCGAGGGCACCGGGTCATGA
- a CDS encoding CDP-alcohol phosphatidyltransferase family protein — translation MNIPNTLTFARILSVPLLIWLIIDQDFYAAFVVFLLAGLSDAADGYLAKRYGWRTELGAYLDPIADKALLVAIYVALGISGHLPVWLVIIVVSRDILIVGAVLLAWMMGRPVEVKPLIVSKINTFTQIALAGFVLAQLGLGLGVSWLVSVLIWVTGGLTVLSALVYFFGWLRHMMSYEPEQPKPIHRPQAATRPKGVQAARAKGGNGASRPEVRTP, via the coding sequence GTGAATATCCCCAATACGCTAACATTTGCGCGGATCTTGTCCGTCCCGCTTCTGATCTGGCTGATCATCGACCAGGACTTCTACGCGGCGTTTGTGGTGTTCCTGCTGGCGGGACTTTCCGACGCGGCCGACGGCTATCTCGCCAAGCGCTATGGCTGGCGCACGGAGCTCGGCGCCTATCTCGATCCGATCGCCGACAAAGCGCTGCTCGTCGCGATCTATGTGGCGCTGGGGATTTCGGGCCACCTGCCGGTCTGGCTGGTGATCATCGTGGTCAGCCGCGACATTCTCATCGTCGGCGCGGTCCTGCTGGCATGGATGATGGGGCGCCCCGTCGAGGTCAAACCGCTCATCGTCAGCAAGATCAACACATTCACGCAGATCGCCCTGGCAGGGTTTGTCCTGGCCCAATTAGGGCTCGGCCTTGGCGTGAGCTGGCTCGTGAGCGTGCTCATCTGGGTCACGGGCGGGCTCACGGTCCTGTCGGCCCTTGTCTATTTCTTCGGATGGCTGCGCCACATGATGAGCTACGAGCCTGAGCAGCCCAAGCCAATCCACCGGCCGCAAGCGGCCACGCGGCCGAAAGGTGTGCAGGCGGCACGCGCGAAAGGCGGTAACGGTGCCTCCCGGCCCGAGGTCCGGACGCCGTGA